The Gossypium hirsutum isolate 1008001.06 chromosome A03, Gossypium_hirsutum_v2.1, whole genome shotgun sequence genome contains the following window.
atttcccAGTAGAAGTTTTAATTAGGAGGTAACATACAAATATTCATATCCCTCCCAACATATAAACGAGAACTCTACCACCCTTTATTCGAATAATATCCAAAGCCCAACTCAGGTATGCGATTGCCCTTTACCATCCTCCTCTTTGAGAACCACCAGAGGAATGTGCATTTAATCTATCAAGCACAGCATTGAAATCCGGAGGCTGCCCGCTCTCTTCCATCCTCTGAATCACACTGGCAACATGATCACCTCTGAAACCCATGCTCACCAACTTTTCAATCAGCTCACTGTAGGGATGATTGCGAACAAACTGCGGATGGTTGGTGTTTCTAACCATAACATTAGGGCCAGTACCTGGTTGAGTCTGAAGAGAGACATTTGCTGCTGGGGGATATCCACCCTGTGAGAAGTTAGGCTGCTGGGACGGGTGATGTGTTCTACCCCCTTCACTATCATATACCATGTAAGCACTTCCTGGAGGAAAGGGGGGATTGGAGACAGGTCCTGTGTACCTATCAGTCGGTTGTGCTCCAAAAGTGCCTTTGATTTGTTGAGGAGGTTGTTGGGGAGCTGTTCTGCCGGGTACTCCGTACCCATAAGTAATGGTATCAGCACGGCTAGACACGGGTTGAGGAAGTCCAGAATATGAGACCTGCATGGCCATGCTGTTGGGCAACGCCTCTGGTTGAGATTGATTTGTTGATTGAGTTGGAGGGTAGGGAGAGTAAGCCGGTGTTGATGGGGCCCTCATCTGTGGTTGCATAGAGGACTGCTGCTGCGGTTGCACTTGCTGTGATAATTGTTGAGGCCATTGCTGCTGATACTGAGGGAATGATTGGACCTGATTACCTTGGGATTGTGTAGGCTGTGTTGGCATCCTAGAGATGTCTTGTATCTGAGGCGGTCGGTATTGAGGATCAGAAGTCACATATTGACTCTGGGGGTGCTGATTTTGTGCTGGGGCAGGGGGAGGGTTAGGGGCGGGGGCTGGAGAAGGAGCTGCAGCTGGAGCTTGAGGGTTGGATAATTGATTTGAAGGCATGTAGTAGGATTGTTGGGTCAAATTTTGAGGTGGGGCTTGAGAGTGTGCCACCACAGGCTGTTGTTGTGATGCTACTTGATGAGGTAGGGAAAGAGCTAATTGTTGGTTTTGCATCTCAGATGTGTGGTCAGTCTTTTTAGGATCAGAGGCAGGTGGTGATACTCTCTCCTCAGTCGATTGTGAATGGCTGGAAGAAGATTCCTTCTGTGCAAGTTGTAGCTTAGCCAACTCCTTCTGAGTCTCCGCAAGCTCCTGCTTATCTCTTAGGATCTGCACAGACCTGTGGACCTACAATGTGCATTGATACTTGAGGAGTAAATAGCTTGAGTGAAATGGAACTCAACACATGCATGATATCGTACTATGAGTATCTTCTCTCCACGCAGATCTATGTAGAATGAACCTAACCTGAGCCTAAATTAATCATTGTCCCGAAAAACATTTTTATGAAGAATAATATAATGTCAACAATTGAAGAAactgaaatttaaaattataataatagctGGGACTCAATATAAAATATAGTTCTTTTTCCAATCATATTATCAAAACTTCTCCTTTATGCTAGCTCCAATTTAGTCGATAGATCGGTACCTTTGTGAGCAAAGACAAATACATGTTTGctttaaagaaaaataaggatCATATAACCATCTCACTGCTACAAAGG
Protein-coding sequences here:
- the LOC107886773 gene encoding extensin yields the protein MASGSSGRGNTGNSKGFDFGSDDILCSYEDYGNQESSNGNHTEPNSSNKEFHKGRVARSMFPPSGYSQPEDSFSSDVAATVEKTMKRYTDNLMRFLEGISSRLSQLELYCYNLDRSIGDMRADLVHGNGDADSKLKSIEKHLQEVHRSVQILRDKQELAETQKELAKLQLAQKESSSSHSQSTEERVSPPASDPKKTDHTSEMQNQQLALSLPHQVASQQQPVVAHSQAPPQNLTQQSYYMPSNQLSNPQAPAAAPSPAPAPNPPPAPAQNQHPQSQYVTSDPQYRPPQIQDISRMPTQPTQSQGNQVQSFPQYQQQWPQQLSQQVQPQQQSSMQPQMRAPSTPAYSPYPPTQSTNQSQPEALPNSMAMQVSYSGLPQPVSSRADTITYGYGVPGRTAPQQPPQQIKGTFGAQPTDRYTGPVSNPPFPPGSAYMVYDSEGGRTHHPSQQPNFSQGGYPPAANVSLQTQPGTGPNVMVRNTNHPQFVRNHPYSELIEKLVSMGFRGDHVASVIQRMEESGQPPDFNAVLDRLNAHSSGGSQRGGW